A DNA window from Helianthus annuus cultivar XRQ/B chromosome 15, HanXRQr2.0-SUNRISE, whole genome shotgun sequence contains the following coding sequences:
- the LOC110912348 gene encoding chorismate mutase 1, chloroplastic, whose protein sequence is MEATLLRSPFSPFISKAHFPKPFATFRPPMWKNWNLQTPNLGFLKTGLQSVQASATSFGSKSETRVDESEVYTLDGIRSSLIRQEDSIIFSLLERAQYCYNEDAYDPNAFFMDGFQGSLVEFMVKETEKVYAQVGRYMSPDEHPFFPNDLPDPLLPPLQYPQVLHSCANDININNKVWDIYFKDLLPRLVKEGNDGNCGSAATCDSNCLQALSKRIHYGKFVAEAKFRASPADYEAAIKAQDREKLMNLLTYPAVEDAIKNRVKTKTMTFGQVVRVGFGEDATEPVYKINPSLVADVYGEWIMPLTKEVQVDYLLRRLD, encoded by the exons ATGGAAGCTACCCTACTAAGATCCCCCTTTTCTCCCTTCATCTCCAAAGCCCATTTCCCCAAACCATTCGCTACATTTCGGCCTCCAATGTGGAAGAATTGGAACCTGCAGACCCCCAATTTAGGGTTTTTGAAGACCGGTCTTCAATCTGTTCAGGCATCTGCTACTTCATTCGG GTCAAAGAGCGAGACTAGGGTGGATGAGAGCGAGGTCTATACTCTTGATGGTATTAGAAGTTCTTTAATTCGACAGGAAGATAGCATTATATTTAGTCTTTTGGAAAGAGCACAATATTGTTACAACGAGGACGCATATGACCCTAATGCTTTCTTCATGGATGGCTTCCAGGGTTCTTTGGTCGAGTTTATGGTCAAAGAAACCGAAAAGGTCTATGCTCAG GTTGGAAGATACATGAGTCCTGATGAGCATCCATTCTTCCCAAATGACTTACCTGACCCGTTGTTACCACCTTTGCAGTACCCTCAG GTGTTGCATTCTTGTGCTAATGATATTAATATTAACAACAAAGTATGGGATATATACTTTAAAGACCTTCTCCCTAGGCTAGTCAAAGAAGGAAATGATGGTAATTGCGGATCAGCAGCCACATGTGACTCCAACTGCTTGCAG GCTCTCTCTAAAAGAATTCACTATGGTAAGTTTGTAGCCGAAGCCAAATTCCGAGCTTCACCTGCTGATTATGAAGCTGCCATTAAAGCACAA GACAGAGAAAAGCTAATGAATTTGTTAACGTACCCGGCTGTGGAAGATGCAATTAAGAATAGAGTGAAAACTAAAACCATGACTTTCGGGCAAGTGGTGAGGGTCGGGTTTGGGGAAGACGCGACAGAACCGGTGTACAAAATAAACCCGAGCTTGGTTGCGGATGTTTACGGGGAGTGGATCATGCCGTTGACTAAGGAAGTGCAGGTGGACTACTTGTTGAGAAGACTTGATTGA